From the Lysinibacillus fusiformis genome, the window AGCACTAGAAAATAGCTTAAATCGTGTTGGGCTAGATCATGTTCTGTTTGTCAAAATTGCAACAACAGCTGTTGTGACAAAGGCATTAGGAGGCACGCATCAGGAAATTGTCAATGCATTGTCCAATGCCTGGATTGATAATTCAAGCCTACGAACATATCGCCATGCACCGAATACAGGTTCTAGAAAATCATGGGCTGCTGGTGATGCAACAAGTAGAGCAGTGCAAATAGCGATGATGGCTGTGAAAGGCGAAATGGGCTACGCAACGGCCTTATCTGCACCAGGCTGGGGATTCCAAGACGTTCTCTTTAATAAACAAGAATTAAAGCTTGCTAGACCACTGACATCTTATGTGATGGAAAATGTACTATTCAAGGTTTCTTATCCAGCTGAATTCCATGCACAAACAGCTGCTGAATGTGCCGTTCATTTACACCATGAAGTGAAAAATCGTTTACAGGACATTGAACGCATTCAAATTACGACACATGAATCAGCAATACGAATTATTGATAAAGAAGGGCCTCTTCTTAATCCAGCTGATCGCGATCACTGCCTTCAGTATATTACAGCTATCGGACTTATCTTTGGTGATATTATTGCAGATCACTATGAAGATGATGTGGCAGCAGATCCTCGTATCGATGAGTTAAGAAATAAAATGGTGGTTGTGGAAAACGCTCAATATACAATCGATTACCTAGATCCTGAAAAACGTTCGATTGCCAATGCTGTTCAAGTTTATTACAACGACGGCACATCATCTGAGCTTATTGAGTGTGAATATCCTTTAGGACACCGTTTCCGTCGTGAGGAAGCATTCCCTCAAATCATTGATAAATTCCAGCAAAACATCAGTACCCATTATTCACAAAAACAATTACGTAAAATTAATGAGATTTGTGCTAAACAAGAGCTTCTTGAAAATAGTGCCGTCCATGAATTTGTTAATTTATTTGTTTAACTTTCTAGGCGATTCTGGACGTACTTATGGCGAGGCATCATTGATTATTAGGGGGTTTTTATAGATGGCGTGGATTGTAAATGAAGCGATAACACAAAAACAACTGGCTGAGCAATTTCAAGCGCTCATTAATCGTTCAACGATTTTGCAAATACCAGGCGCTCATGATGCAATGGCAGGTTTAATGGCTAAAAAAGTTGGCTTTGAGGCATTGTATCTTTCTGGAGCTGCCTACACGGCCAGCAGAGGCTTACCTGATTTAGGAATGATTTATTCCAATGAAGTGGCGCAGCGAGCGAACGATATTATTCGTGCTACGAATTTACCAATGCTCGTGGATATCGATACTGGCTTCGGCGGTGTACTAAACGTTGCCCGTACAGCGCGTGAAATGGTAGAGGCAGGGGTTGCTGCTGTACAGCTAGAAGATCAAAATCTACCAAAAAAATGTGGTCACTTGAATGGAAAAACGCTTGTTTCCCAGGAGGAAATGATACAAAAAATAAAGATGATTAAGCAAATAGCCCCTACTTTAGTGATTGTTGCCCGCACAGATGCGAGGTCTGTAGAGGGCTTAGAACAGGCGATCTTAAGAGCTAAAGCCTATGTAGCAGCTGGGGCAGATGCTATTTTTCCGGAGGCGTTACAAACAGAAAAAGAGTTTAAACAATTTGCCCGTGAGCTGGATGCTCCCTTATTAGCTAATATGACTGAATTTGGACAAACGCCTTATTATACCGCTAAGGAGTTTGAAAAAATGGGCTATTCGATGGTGATTTATCCCGTTACATCCATGAGAGTTGCAGCCAAAGCCTATGAGCAAGTGTTTACCTTAATAAAAAACACAGGAACTCAGAAAGATGCTATTGAGGATATGCAAACGAGAAGTGAATTATATGAAACCATTTCCTATTACAAATTTGAAGATTTAGATAGTGAGTTGGCGAAAACCATCTTACCGAAAGAGGAAATAAAGTAGGAGAAAAGTTGTTTTTCTCCTTTTCTTTCAAGGAGGGCTAGTATGGATAAACTAGAGGACAAAATGACCATCTTTACACCAGAGGACTTTCAAGATGAGGAAGAGCTCATCGCAAAAACCGCAGAGCTCTTCATTAAACAGGATGTCTCACCTAATACTACAGCTATTGAAAAGCATCAATATGAAGTTACTCGTCAGTTATTTCAAAAAGCAGGTGACCTTGGTTTACTAGCCATTGAGATACCCGAAGACTATGGGGGGCTGGCACTCAATAAAAAAATTTCAGGGCTCGTTGCAGAAAAAATGGGCTATGGCGGCTCATTTAGTGTCTCTTACAATATTCATGCAGGAGTCGGCACATTGCCCTATGTCTATTTTGGAGATGCGTCACAAAAGCACAGATACTTACCAAAGTTGGCCTCAGGTGAATGGATTGGAGCCTACGCACTGACTGAGCCAGACGCAGGTTCAGATGCATTACATCCCAAAACAAATGCGATTTTAAATGGAGATGGCTCTGCATGGATCTTAAACGGTGAAAAGCAATGGATTACCAATGCGCAGCTAGCAGATATCTTTGTTGTTTTTGCCAAAACAAGTGAAGGCATGACTGCTTTCATTGTAGAGCGTACCTTTACAGGGGTATCTGTGGGACAGGAAGAAGAGAAGATGGGTATTAAGGGATCTTCGACGGCTACCCTTATATTAGAGGATGTTAGCGTACCGAGGGATAATGTACTTGGCGAGGTTGGAAAAGGTCATAAAGTGGCGATGAATATATTGAATATGGCACGTCTAAAGCTAGCTTTCTCCAACATCGGCACTGCCAAACAGGCTCTACAATTAGCTGTGAATTACGGGAAGGAACGGAAGCAATTTCACAAGCCAATTGTTGATTTTACTATGATACAGGAAAAGCTTGCGGACATGTCCATTTCGATATATGGGGCAGAAAGTGCTGCCTATCGGACAGCTGGAGAAATGGATGATGCGATTGAGTTAGCTAGTAAAGAGTCGATGGTTCATAAAATAGCCGATTTCGCTTTGGAATGCGCCCTTAATAAAGTCAATTGCTCAGAAGCCCTTGGCAAAATTGTAGATGAAGCTGTACAAATACATGGTGGCTATGGCTATATGCAAGATTATGAGGTAGAACGATTGTATCGTGATGCGAGGATTAGCCGTATTTTTGAAGGGACAAACGAAATCAATCGTTTAACCATTGCGAAAATGTTATATAAAGAATATACACTCGCACCTTCTACGTATAATGCGCCTGAAGCCTATAAGACAGCTGAAATAAATCAGCAATACATCCAGCTTTCCAACTATTTAAGGCAAATAGCTCTTACTGTCATTACAGGCGCACAGATCCATTTGGACCAAGAGCAGGAATACATGCGTCTGTTGGCTGATATAGCGAAGGATCTTTATGTTATGGAAGCTTCTTTACTGAGAACTGAAAAAAACGTAAATGAAAAAACGAAGCACTTGATGACTGATATTATCTGTCAGGAGGGCTACCGTAAAATAGAAAAAAGTACAATTGATATTATTTGTGCTGCTGAAACAAATGAACAAAAGCGAAAAATATGGCTAGATGCTATTCAACAACTAAACATCCCGCTTCATCAAAATCTCTTTATGAAAAAGCGAGAGATTGCTAGAAGTATTATTAACAATCCAAAATCGATAAGTTAATTGTTATTAAATAGGAGGGAAACGATAATGGTCGATACTTTTGCCAATGTAAGCAAGGAAGGTGCCATCACGATCATTCATTTAGATCATCCACCAGCAAATACTTTATCATCCGCATCGATTGAAAATCTTCGACTCATTCTCAAAGAGTTAGCTGTGGACGAACAAACGAATGCTATCATTATGACAGGCTCTGGACGATTTTTTGCCGCTGGTGCAGATATTAAGGAATTTGTTTCTGCCTTTGGGCAACAAGAAAAAGCATTGCAGATGGCTGAGAGAGGTCAAGCGCTATGTGATGAAATTGAAGCCATGAAAAAGCCTGTTATTGCTGCTATTAATGGTCCAGCTCTTGGAGGAGGATTAGAGTTAGCATTAGGCTGTCATTTCAGAATTGCATCAAGTAATGCCATTGTTGGTTTACCAGAATTAAAGCTTGGCTTATTGCCGACATTCGGGGGAACTCAACGATTGAGCAGAATCACGGGGCAAGCAAAGGCACTACAATTGATTTTAACAAGTAAACAACTAAGTGCCGACGAAGCACTACAATTAGGCATTATTCAACTGGTGACAGAACAAGAGGAGCTTCTGCCAACTGCAAAAGCGATTGCGCAGTCCTTTGTTGAGGGTAAAAGTATGACAAGTGTGTCCCGTACAATTGAATGTGTCATACAGGGCGGCAAAGATCATCTCCAAAATGGGCTAGAACTTGAACGAACACGTTTTGCAGAGTTGTTTTTAACAGAGGATGCTAAAGAAGGGGTTCAGGCATTTATTGAAAAAAGACAGCCAGACTTTAAACATTCTTAAAGGAGGGAATCGATATGACGAACGAAGTACTATTTTCTGTCAGTGATGGCGGCGCAGCAACCATTACACTAAATCGTCCTAAAGC encodes:
- the prpD gene encoding 2-methylcitrate dehydratase, translated to MIKTNDITKTDQLLTDIADYVLNTKITSEEAYETARYVLLDTLGCGILALQYPECTKLLGPVVPGTVVPNGTRVPGTSYVLDPVKGAFNIGCMIRWLDYNDTWLAAEWGHPSDNLGGILAVADYLSRVRVAEGKAPLKVKDVLEMMIQAHEIQGILALENSLNRVGLDHVLFVKIATTAVVTKALGGTHQEIVNALSNAWIDNSSLRTYRHAPNTGSRKSWAAGDATSRAVQIAMMAVKGEMGYATALSAPGWGFQDVLFNKQELKLARPLTSYVMENVLFKVSYPAEFHAQTAAECAVHLHHEVKNRLQDIERIQITTHESAIRIIDKEGPLLNPADRDHCLQYITAIGLIFGDIIADHYEDDVAADPRIDELRNKMVVVENAQYTIDYLDPEKRSIANAVQVYYNDGTSSELIECEYPLGHRFRREEAFPQIIDKFQQNISTHYSQKQLRKINEICAKQELLENSAVHEFVNLFV
- the prpB gene encoding methylisocitrate lyase, translated to MAWIVNEAITQKQLAEQFQALINRSTILQIPGAHDAMAGLMAKKVGFEALYLSGAAYTASRGLPDLGMIYSNEVAQRANDIIRATNLPMLVDIDTGFGGVLNVARTAREMVEAGVAAVQLEDQNLPKKCGHLNGKTLVSQEEMIQKIKMIKQIAPTLVIVARTDARSVEGLEQAILRAKAYVAAGADAIFPEALQTEKEFKQFARELDAPLLANMTEFGQTPYYTAKEFEKMGYSMVIYPVTSMRVAAKAYEQVFTLIKNTGTQKDAIEDMQTRSELYETISYYKFEDLDSELAKTILPKEEIK
- a CDS encoding acyl-CoA dehydrogenase family protein, encoding MDKLEDKMTIFTPEDFQDEEELIAKTAELFIKQDVSPNTTAIEKHQYEVTRQLFQKAGDLGLLAIEIPEDYGGLALNKKISGLVAEKMGYGGSFSVSYNIHAGVGTLPYVYFGDASQKHRYLPKLASGEWIGAYALTEPDAGSDALHPKTNAILNGDGSAWILNGEKQWITNAQLADIFVVFAKTSEGMTAFIVERTFTGVSVGQEEEKMGIKGSSTATLILEDVSVPRDNVLGEVGKGHKVAMNILNMARLKLAFSNIGTAKQALQLAVNYGKERKQFHKPIVDFTMIQEKLADMSISIYGAESAAYRTAGEMDDAIELASKESMVHKIADFALECALNKVNCSEALGKIVDEAVQIHGGYGYMQDYEVERLYRDARISRIFEGTNEINRLTIAKMLYKEYTLAPSTYNAPEAYKTAEINQQYIQLSNYLRQIALTVITGAQIHLDQEQEYMRLLADIAKDLYVMEASLLRTEKNVNEKTKHLMTDIICQEGYRKIEKSTIDIICAAETNEQKRKIWLDAIQQLNIPLHQNLFMKKREIARSIINNPKSIS
- a CDS encoding enoyl-CoA hydratase-related protein; amino-acid sequence: MVDTFANVSKEGAITIIHLDHPPANTLSSASIENLRLILKELAVDEQTNAIIMTGSGRFFAAGADIKEFVSAFGQQEKALQMAERGQALCDEIEAMKKPVIAAINGPALGGGLELALGCHFRIASSNAIVGLPELKLGLLPTFGGTQRLSRITGQAKALQLILTSKQLSADEALQLGIIQLVTEQEELLPTAKAIAQSFVEGKSMTSVSRTIECVIQGGKDHLQNGLELERTRFAELFLTEDAKEGVQAFIEKRQPDFKHS